One window of Acropora palmata chromosome 1, jaAcrPala1.3, whole genome shotgun sequence genomic DNA carries:
- the LOC141891883 gene encoding uncharacterized protein LOC141891883, with the protein METIELNPFERDESFKLLEKVRRGDKISVEQSEELCKICSGIPLVLLTLTSLQKDLKCFVKLPSEERTNFLWKMKTVPHEKKIGFSLDVCFQRLTPQVQLTLLHLCLYRGLFTPEKAAKIFCSPESREHNLRAIVLELGRCNLLHLQKDKNKYTFLTVIRDHFKLKGKRQEYREEIQRARDLLIDYIISFLKETFKVFLGKNSVKSAIEEFSGEKENVMQLVEWIDKGKMDEERVKKCIDVFNVAGEMLAKMMAKFNYRTVYESLAENCRKMGDQRRLAECLTSLGIKKIFNCICTTGLCNKAIARARPSLEKAHRIQTDLQVNTGNSRAQCLAKLGRCLVRSSDTEGGKATIEEAIRIRKATIATPIDHEEEGGENVCHVMLVATYNDMAVALSFENHHREAVNIRRNQVMPIYRERLGDHPFTATILNNMSNNHRDLGEFRAAEQYAKQALDIRRKLLADHRDTIKSLFDLGMALKANRKFKEARDFLEECKAMQEKVVNDETLEQK; encoded by the exons ATGGAAACGATAGAATTGAATCCGTTTGAAAGAGACGAATCATTTAAGCTCTTGGAAAAAGTACGACGTGGCGACAAAATATCTGTTGAACAATCCGAAGAACTTTGCAAGATTTGCAGCGGTATTCCGCTGGTACTCCTCACTTTGACATCGTTGCAAAAGGATCTGAAATGTTTTGTGAAATTGCCTTCGGAAGAgagaacaaattttttgtggAAGATGAAAACTGTGCCTCATGAAAAAAAGATAGGATTCTCCCTAGATGTTTGCTTCCAAAGACTGACACCCCAGGTACAACTGACCTTACTACATTTGTGTCTTTACAGGGGTTTGTTTACTCCAGAGAAAGCAGCAAAAATCTTTTGCTCTCCTGAGTCACGCGAACATAATCTCAGAGCTATCGTCTTGGAATTGGGACGGTGCAATCTCTTGCACctacaaaaagataaaaacaaatatacaTTTCTCACTGTCATTCGAGACCATTTCAAACTCAAGGGAAAGCGGCAAGAATATCGCGAAGAGATCCAGCGTGCTCGTGATCTGCTGATCGATTAcatcatttctttcttgaaagaGACTTTCAAGGTGTTCTTGGGCAAAAATTCAGTGAAATCGGCTATCGAGGAGTTTTCAGGGGAAAAAGAGAACGTGATGCAGCTTGTTGAATGGATCGACAAGGGTAAAATGGATGAGGAGCGAGTTAAAAAATGTATCGACGTCTTTAATGTGGCAGGAGAGATGCTGGCCAAGATGATGGCAAAATTCAATTATAGAACTGTTTACGAATCTTTGGCTGAGAACTGCAGAAAAATGGGAGACCAGCGGAGACTGGCTGAATGTCTGACTTCCCTTGGGATCAAAAAAATCTTCAACTGCATATGCACAACCGGTCTGTGCAACAAAGCTATTGCGCGAGCTCGGCCTAGTTTGGAGAAAGCTCATAGGATCCAGACTGACCTTCAAGTCAACACGGGTAACAGCCGTGCCCAGTGCCTCGCTAAGCTTGGCCGCTGTCTGGTGAGAAGTAGTGACACAGAGGGAGGGAAGGCCACGATTGAGGAGGCGATACGTATCAGAAAGGCCACAATCGCCACACCCATTGATCATGAAGAAGAAGGGGGCGAGAATGTCTGTCATGTCATGCTGGTTGCAACATATAACGACATGGCAG ttgctctttcttttgaaaaccaTCATCGAGAGGCTGTAAACATCAGAAGAAATCAAGTGATGCCGATTTACAGAGAAAGATTGGGTGACCATCCTTTCACTGCCACCATCCTCAACAATATGTCCAATAATCATCGCGACCTGGGAGAATTTAGGGCGGCTGAGCAGTACGCTAAACAAGCCCTAGATATTCGGCGCAAATTATTGGCGGACCACAGGGACACCATCAAATCCTTGTTTGATCTTGGAATGGCACTGAAAGCGAACAGAAAGTTCAAAGAAGCAAGAGATTTTCTTGAAGAATGTAAGGCTATGCAGGAGAAAGTGGTGAATGATGAAACCCTCGAGCAAAAGTAA
- the LOC141875988 gene encoding uncharacterized protein LOC141875988 isoform X2 yields MELLNVDGDGNAKLSDSKCGQLLHHLKAFPIEFLEDISVLVYPHLYKLQSEIIHDYDGLSRVPEGYLIYLPPEAAGLEPFQSSALGNCLWCSLSIVLEGDEHCQNQLRLGAVVATLCNMKAFTKDISVDLCSSDEALAWAGTVAARDEILTPLLGLQSPSDIVKGVISEEIKETLKNFSYSDPTEAQRLKPVNILWVPATLGHDTYDHIVPLLPWKCGCVSSELCLFGRGLNQEDKWRTQRKEMVQCSSCREWYHCVCLGYSLRQVARSNLDCGCRLLPQNSRRVLSKERSVYSDDKKMKSLVLSKTKMKNLARNLFHARMLSIRNAIFRNPAGRHSLQGSDLRQHGLGPVACEEAIEALFGFASHVLDECGIKFATTSTKMGFIADVFVPEAVLQVIMKNEGLNYFRANLFLKKYRL; encoded by the exons ATGGAGCTTTTAAATGTAGAT GGAGATGGCAATGCAAAGCTATCTGATAGTAAATGTGGCCAACTCCTTCAccatttaaaagcttttccaATTGAATTTCTGGAGGATATTTCTGTCCTTGTATATCCCCACCTGTACAAGCTGCAGTCTGAAATCATCCATGACTATGATGGTCTTAGCAGGGTGCCAGAAGG GTACCTAATTTACCTGCCCCCTGAGGCTGCTGGCTTGGAGCCATTTCAGAGTTCTGCTCTAGGTAACTGCCTTTGGTGCAGTTTATCAATAGTCCTGGAAGGTGATGAGCACTGCCAAAACCAGTTACGTCTTGGTGCAGTTGTTGCAACCCTTTGCAACATGAAAGCATTCACCAAGGAT ATTTCTGTCGATCTTTGTAGCAGTGACGAAGCTCTTGCATGGGCTGGTACAGTAGCTGCACGAGATGAAATCTTGACCCCACTATTAGGATTGCAGTCACCTTCCGATATCGTCAAGGGTGTGATTtcagaagaaataaaagaaactctCAAGAACTTCTCATACTCTG ACCCCACAGAAGCACAGCGCTTAAAACCAGTGAATATTCTATGGGTGCCAGCCACATTGGGACATGATACTTACGATCATATTGTTCCTCTCCTTCCGTGGAAGTGTGGCTGTGTGAGCAGTGAGTTGTGTCTTTTTGGGCGAGGCCTCAACCAAGAGGATAAGTGGAGAACACAACGAAAAGAAATGGTCCAGTGCAGCTCATGCCGTGAATGGTACCACTGCGTCTGCCTTGGCTACTCACTTCGGCAGGTGGCCCGTTCGAATTTGGACTGTGGTTGTCGCCTTCTGCCTCAGAATTCCAGGCGTGTACTCAGCAAAGAAAG ATCCGTCTACAGTGACgataaaaaaatgaagtcGCTGGTGCTTAgtaagacaaaaatgaag AACTTGGCACGAAATTTATTTCATGCCCGCATGCTCTCCATCCGCAATGCAATCTTCAGAAATCCTGCTGGAAGACACTCTCTGCAAGGATCGGATTTAAGGCAGCATGGGCTGGGGCCGGTCGCATGTGAAGAG GCGATTGAAGCCCTTTTTGGCTTTGCCTCACATGTTCTAGACGAGTGTGGCATAAAGTTTGCAACAACGAGTACAAAGATGGGCTTCATAGCAGATGTCTTCGTTCCAGAG GCAGTACTTCAAGTGATCATGAAGAACGAGGGCCTCAATTATTTTCGTGCAAACCTgttcttaaaaaaatatagactataa
- the LOC141876003 gene encoding uncharacterized protein LOC141876003 isoform X1 — protein sequence MAELVPDFEETINEWYTRTKMPSVLISLKNGEPCFSCPSELESSFSSFINNTEVRRAFSRSLLQHFPRQFTSSSNPVSQTHGKVGLKSKIPLCSDYSEYSVADLRALVVSAVKSGNSKIIWGRRECQPSWWPQTIAFLDPNNAGKKEMRGDDLVVVMNAYGKHQMQEQETQPQQQGASNKDSINNNFENVPFTDCDNDNNNRSSHQVDCNSNVNSNHDCNDNTNNSDNRSSDNSTDYSNDGNIDNCNKSKNTDCNINNNTSMTLVTVPMTLV from the exons ATGGCGGAACTAGTACCCGACTTTGAAGAGACt ATTAATGAGTGGTACACGCGTACAAAGATGCCGTCAGTATTAATTTCCTTAAAAAATGGGGAGCCTTGCTTTTCAT GTCCTTCAGAGTTAGAGTCTTCCTTTTCTTCGTTCATAAATAACACGGAAGTTCGGAGGGCATTTTCCAGAAGCCTTCTGCAACATTTCCCCAGACAGTTTACTT CTTCAAGCAATCCAGTCAGTCAAACCCATGGTAAGGTGGGATTAAAGAGCAAAATCCCTCTTTGTTCAGATTACTCAGAGTACTCTGTTGCTGACCTGAGGGCACTTGTTGTCTCAGCTGTAAAAAGTG GAAACTCTAAAATTATTTGGGGCAGGAGGGAATGTCAACCATCATGGTGGCCACAAACAATAGCCTTCCTAGACCCAAATAATGCtggcaaaaaagaaatgagaggaGATGATCTAGTGGTAGTTATGAATGCCTATGGGAAGCACCAGATGCAGGAGCAGGAAACACAGCCACAGCAGCAAGGAGCCAGTAACAAAGATTctatcaacaataattttgagaATGTCCCCTTCACAGACTGTgacaatgacaacaacaatagGAGTAGTCACCAGGTAGACTGCAACAGCAATGTCAATAGTAACCACGATTGCAATGACAATACAAATAACAGTGATAATAGAAGCAGTGACAACAGTACTGATTACAGCAACGATGGCAACATTGACAACTGTAACAAGAGCAAGAACACTGACTgcaatattaataacaatacaTCTATGACCTTAGTGACAGTACCAATGACATTGGTGTAG
- the LOC141885615 gene encoding uncharacterized protein LOC141885615 has product MDAIFIPGVTYGFSVMVSNESPNVPFTILRTRFQQAPKTIIYDNGCNLHEYALNRDPVHFKKSTFLVDRLHWRDHTGCSSAYNSSSYPEMDTVNTQVAEQRNSVLQRIKSALSYMNQENFMHHCNFFLWYRNKKIIEGLLQ; this is encoded by the exons ATGGATGCTATTTTTATTCCAGGAGTAACATATGGCTTCTCAGTCATGGTGTCAAATGAATCCCCGAACGTACCATTCACAATTCTCCGCACTAGATTCCAACAAG CTCCAAAGACCATTATCTATGATAACGGATGCAATCTTCATGAGTACGCCCTCAACAGAGATCCAGTCCATTTCAAGAAGTCTACTTTTCTTGTGGACCGACTTCATTGGCGAGATCATACAG GATGTTCCAGTGCTTACAATAGTTCGAGCTACCCAGAAATGGATACAGTCAACACCCAAGTTGCAGAACAACGAAACTCTGTACTTCAGCGAATTAAGAGTGCCCTATCGTATATGAATCAAGAAAATTTCATGCAccattgtaatttttttctttggtatAGGAATAAGAAGATTATTGAGGGCTTACTACAGTAG
- the LOC141875988 gene encoding uncharacterized protein LOC141875988 isoform X1 → MELLNVDGDGNAKLSDSKCGQLLHHLKAFPIEFLEDISVLVYPHLYKLQSEIIHDYDGLSRVPEGYLIYLPPEAAGLEPFQSSALGNCLWCSLSIVLEGDEHCQNQLRLGAVVATLCNMKAFTKDISVDLCSSDEALAWAGTVAARDEILTPLLGLQSPSDIVKGVISEEIKETLKNFSYSGLFQLLMAAQFLQREIRQYCSKPGADHYNSPVTPLIYTDPTEAQRLKPVNILWVPATLGHDTYDHIVPLLPWKCGCVSSELCLFGRGLNQEDKWRTQRKEMVQCSSCREWYHCVCLGYSLRQVARSNLDCGCRLLPQNSRRVLSKERSVYSDDKKMKSLVLSKTKMKNLARNLFHARMLSIRNAIFRNPAGRHSLQGSDLRQHGLGPVACEEAIEALFGFASHVLDECGIKFATTSTKMGFIADVFVPEAVLQVIMKNEGLNYFRANLFLKKYRL, encoded by the exons ATGGAGCTTTTAAATGTAGAT GGAGATGGCAATGCAAAGCTATCTGATAGTAAATGTGGCCAACTCCTTCAccatttaaaagcttttccaATTGAATTTCTGGAGGATATTTCTGTCCTTGTATATCCCCACCTGTACAAGCTGCAGTCTGAAATCATCCATGACTATGATGGTCTTAGCAGGGTGCCAGAAGG GTACCTAATTTACCTGCCCCCTGAGGCTGCTGGCTTGGAGCCATTTCAGAGTTCTGCTCTAGGTAACTGCCTTTGGTGCAGTTTATCAATAGTCCTGGAAGGTGATGAGCACTGCCAAAACCAGTTACGTCTTGGTGCAGTTGTTGCAACCCTTTGCAACATGAAAGCATTCACCAAGGAT ATTTCTGTCGATCTTTGTAGCAGTGACGAAGCTCTTGCATGGGCTGGTACAGTAGCTGCACGAGATGAAATCTTGACCCCACTATTAGGATTGCAGTCACCTTCCGATATCGTCAAGGGTGTGATTtcagaagaaataaaagaaactctCAAGAACTTCTCATACTCTG GGTTGTTTCAGCTTCTGATGGCTGCTCAGTTTCTGCAAAGAGAGATTCGTCAGTATTGTAGCAAGCCGGGCGCCGATCATTACAACAGTCCTGTTACTCCCTTGATTTACACAGACCCCACAGAAGCACAGCGCTTAAAACCAGTGAATATTCTATGGGTGCCAGCCACATTGGGACATGATACTTACGATCATATTGTTCCTCTCCTTCCGTGGAAGTGTGGCTGTGTGAGCAGTGAGTTGTGTCTTTTTGGGCGAGGCCTCAACCAAGAGGATAAGTGGAGAACACAACGAAAAGAAATGGTCCAGTGCAGCTCATGCCGTGAATGGTACCACTGCGTCTGCCTTGGCTACTCACTTCGGCAGGTGGCCCGTTCGAATTTGGACTGTGGTTGTCGCCTTCTGCCTCAGAATTCCAGGCGTGTACTCAGCAAAGAAAG ATCCGTCTACAGTGACgataaaaaaatgaagtcGCTGGTGCTTAgtaagacaaaaatgaag AACTTGGCACGAAATTTATTTCATGCCCGCATGCTCTCCATCCGCAATGCAATCTTCAGAAATCCTGCTGGAAGACACTCTCTGCAAGGATCGGATTTAAGGCAGCATGGGCTGGGGCCGGTCGCATGTGAAGAG GCGATTGAAGCCCTTTTTGGCTTTGCCTCACATGTTCTAGACGAGTGTGGCATAAAGTTTGCAACAACGAGTACAAAGATGGGCTTCATAGCAGATGTCTTCGTTCCAGAG GCAGTACTTCAAGTGATCATGAAGAACGAGGGCCTCAATTATTTTCGTGCAAACCTgttcttaaaaaaatatagactataa
- the LOC141876003 gene encoding uncharacterized protein LOC141876003 isoform X2: MPSVLISLKNGEPCFSCPSELESSFSSFINNTEVRRAFSRSLLQHFPRQFTSSSNPVSQTHGKVGLKSKIPLCSDYSEYSVADLRALVVSAVKSGNSKIIWGRRECQPSWWPQTIAFLDPNNAGKKEMRGDDLVVVMNAYGKHQMQEQETQPQQQGASNKDSINNNFENVPFTDCDNDNNNRSSHQVDCNSNVNSNHDCNDNTNNSDNRSSDNSTDYSNDGNIDNCNKSKNTDCNINNNTSMTLVTVPMTLV, translated from the exons ATGCCGTCAGTATTAATTTCCTTAAAAAATGGGGAGCCTTGCTTTTCAT GTCCTTCAGAGTTAGAGTCTTCCTTTTCTTCGTTCATAAATAACACGGAAGTTCGGAGGGCATTTTCCAGAAGCCTTCTGCAACATTTCCCCAGACAGTTTACTT CTTCAAGCAATCCAGTCAGTCAAACCCATGGTAAGGTGGGATTAAAGAGCAAAATCCCTCTTTGTTCAGATTACTCAGAGTACTCTGTTGCTGACCTGAGGGCACTTGTTGTCTCAGCTGTAAAAAGTG GAAACTCTAAAATTATTTGGGGCAGGAGGGAATGTCAACCATCATGGTGGCCACAAACAATAGCCTTCCTAGACCCAAATAATGCtggcaaaaaagaaatgagaggaGATGATCTAGTGGTAGTTATGAATGCCTATGGGAAGCACCAGATGCAGGAGCAGGAAACACAGCCACAGCAGCAAGGAGCCAGTAACAAAGATTctatcaacaataattttgagaATGTCCCCTTCACAGACTGTgacaatgacaacaacaatagGAGTAGTCACCAGGTAGACTGCAACAGCAATGTCAATAGTAACCACGATTGCAATGACAATACAAATAACAGTGATAATAGAAGCAGTGACAACAGTACTGATTACAGCAACGATGGCAACATTGACAACTGTAACAAGAGCAAGAACACTGACTgcaatattaataacaatacaTCTATGACCTTAGTGACAGTACCAATGACATTGGTGTAG